Part of the Paenibacillus sp. FSL R7-0273 genome is shown below.
TCAGCAGCGGCACCCCCGCAAGAATGGCGGTATATGAATATTTGTCCATCGTCTCCAGACTCGGCAGACGGCGGATGCGGTCATCCCATTTTTTACTTTTCAGCTTCGTATGCAGGAACAGATACATTATCGCAAAAGCCGTCCCGAGTGTCAGTGCGCCAAAGCTCAGGTTGGCCAAAATAATATGCATCGCCAGCCAGCCGTGCACCGCCCTCCAGCTCTCCAGCCCGTGATCCGCCGCGGTCAGCCACACCCGGTTCAGCAGGAAGACACTGAAGCCCGCCCCGCTTATAAGCAGAATGGTGAATTCACCGCCGCGCGTAAAAGCAAGCGCCAGTGAAGTCAGCACAATGATAAAGGAGAACCAGAACAGGAAATCATACGGCGTAAAAATCGGCAGCCCGCCCTCCTGCGAGAAGCGGACCGCAAGCCCCGCAAGCTGCAGAAGGCCCGTAACGGCAAGAAGCCCTGTGCCCAGCCGCTTTCCGCCCGGATTGCGCTTGAGGCAATCCGAGAAAATAAACAGCAGGCTCAGGGCATATAGCAGCAGAGCGGCATCATATATTCCGTTCAGCAGTTGCATGCTGCTCACCCGCCCAGCAGGCCTGCCGGAGCAAAAACGGTCTTAGGCACAAGGAATTCGGCAGCAGAGACACGGTCATCATTATTCTGCTGCTGCAGCACAGGAGCTGGACTGCTTCCGCCGCTGCCGGCTTCCAGCTGCTCCTGCAGAGCAAAAATCTGTGTGAAATACGCAAGGGCTTCATTCCCCTTGTCACCGCCGGACATTTCCTTGATCACATTAATCGGATCATGCATCATCTGGTTGACGATGCTTTTGGTCAGCCTGCGGATCACCTTGCGCTGGTGGTCAT
Proteins encoded:
- the ccsA gene encoding cytochrome c biogenesis protein CcsA; the protein is MQLLNGIYDAALLLYALSLLFIFSDCLKRNPGGKRLGTGLLAVTGLLQLAGLAVRFSQEGGLPIFTPYDFLFWFSFIIVLTSLALAFTRGGEFTILLISGAGFSVFLLNRVWLTAADHGLESWRAVHGWLAMHIILANLSFGALTLGTAFAIMYLFLHTKLKSKKWDDRIRRLPSLETMDKYSYTAILAGVPLLIVSLVLAAMSIIAEGRTPLFQDSKVLTTMVGLGVYIAYILLKRSGRRSGTVMARWAISGYAFIILNFLLNSLSDFHGWSGR